The following proteins come from a genomic window of Gordonia westfalica:
- a CDS encoding sensor histidine kinase, whose translation MSSEVAIVGSILLLIMVLGLVTLVRTRRQVTTPTERAVHMALHTASLAARSLRTGLSEESAREALPHLRTLTSAEAVALFDDEPRRLAHDPDDDAIWDPDMLREAARAAASAKGDQRRVLVSDPCGAESPVRALVAQPLLAGDVNVGVLVVATTRRPGPGMLGAVAEVARYVSSQIELAELDASRARLDRAEVLALRAQISPHFIYNALNTIASFVRTDPDRARELVLDFADFTRYSFRASGEYTVLADELRNIDRYLTLERARFGNSLDVKLHVAPEVLNVVVPFLALQPLVENAVRHGLASKGGGTITITAADEGADCVITVEDDGVGMDPELLRTGALDALDHSEGAHVGLTNVDHRLRAAFGNDYGLVVETAVGAGTKVGIRVPKFRAGIRA comes from the coding sequence ATGTCGAGCGAAGTCGCGATCGTCGGATCGATCCTGCTGCTGATCATGGTCCTCGGGCTGGTCACGCTGGTCCGGACACGTCGCCAGGTCACCACGCCCACCGAACGTGCGGTGCACATGGCCCTGCACACCGCGTCGCTGGCAGCGCGGTCGCTGCGCACCGGACTGTCGGAGGAGTCCGCACGGGAAGCCCTTCCGCACCTGCGGACGCTGACCTCGGCCGAGGCCGTCGCCCTCTTCGACGACGAGCCGCGCCGACTCGCCCACGACCCGGACGACGACGCGATCTGGGATCCCGACATGCTGCGGGAAGCCGCCAGGGCCGCCGCGTCGGCGAAGGGCGATCAGCGTCGGGTCCTGGTGTCCGATCCGTGCGGGGCGGAGTCACCGGTGCGGGCGCTGGTCGCACAGCCGCTCCTCGCCGGCGACGTCAATGTCGGTGTCCTCGTGGTCGCCACGACCCGCCGTCCGGGTCCGGGCATGCTCGGCGCCGTCGCCGAGGTCGCCCGTTACGTGTCGAGTCAGATCGAACTGGCCGAACTCGACGCCTCGCGCGCCCGACTGGACCGGGCCGAGGTGCTCGCGCTGCGCGCGCAGATCAGCCCGCATTTCATCTACAACGCCCTCAACACGATCGCCTCGTTCGTCCGCACCGACCCCGACCGCGCCCGTGAACTCGTGCTCGACTTCGCCGACTTCACCCGCTACTCGTTCCGCGCGAGCGGCGAATACACGGTCCTGGCAGACGAACTGCGCAACATCGACCGCTACCTGACCCTCGAACGTGCCCGGTTCGGCAACTCACTCGACGTGAAACTCCATGTCGCGCCGGAGGTCCTGAACGTCGTCGTACCGTTCCTGGCGCTGCAGCCGCTCGTGGAGAACGCGGTCCGCCACGGACTGGCGTCGAAGGGCGGTGGCACCATCACGATCACCGCGGCCGACGAGGGGGCCGACTGCGTGATCACGGTCGAGGACGACGGCGTCGGCATGGACCCCGAACTCCTGCGCACCGGCGCGCTCGACGCCCTCGACCACAGCGAGGGCGCCCACGTCGGGCTCACCAACGTCGACCATCGCCTCCGCGCGGCCTTCGGCAACGACTACGGACTGGTGGTCGAGACGGCCGTCGGCGCGGGCACCAAGGTCGGCATCCGGGTGCCGAAGTTCCGGGCCGGCATCCGAGCCTGA
- a CDS encoding inorganic phosphate transporter, which translates to MFALLVVIGLAMAFTFTNGFHDSANAIATSVSTRALTLRAALAMAAVGNLIGSFFGAKVASTVGSGIIDLKAGPDALLLVGCALVGAITWNLITWWFGLPSSSSHALIGGMVGAALVAGVTVLWSGVVEKILLPMVLSPLAGFLLGAAAMLAIMWLFRNASPAITGRRFRHAQTVSAAMMAFGHGMQDAAKTMGIVVLALVVAGYQDDYSIPLWCFLLTAVVLAIGTATGGMRIMRTLGRKIIELDPPQGFAAEATAASVLYVASAGLGAPISTTHVISSAIMGVGSTKRTSAVRWGTAGNMAAAWVTTFPAAAVFAAVTFLAAKAAF; encoded by the coding sequence GTGTTCGCACTTCTCGTGGTGATCGGCCTTGCCATGGCCTTCACGTTCACCAACGGTTTCCACGACTCTGCCAATGCGATCGCGACCTCGGTGTCGACCCGTGCCCTGACGCTGCGCGCGGCACTGGCGATGGCCGCCGTCGGCAATCTGATCGGCTCCTTCTTCGGTGCCAAGGTGGCCAGTACGGTCGGCTCGGGCATCATCGACCTCAAGGCGGGCCCGGACGCGCTGTTGCTCGTCGGATGTGCCCTCGTGGGAGCGATCACCTGGAACCTCATCACGTGGTGGTTCGGCCTCCCGTCGTCCTCGTCGCATGCGCTCATCGGCGGCATGGTGGGTGCGGCCCTGGTCGCCGGGGTCACCGTGCTCTGGTCCGGCGTCGTGGAGAAGATCCTGCTGCCGATGGTGCTCTCCCCGCTCGCCGGATTCCTGCTGGGCGCGGCGGCGATGCTGGCGATCATGTGGCTTTTCCGCAATGCGTCGCCGGCGATCACCGGCCGCCGGTTCCGGCATGCGCAGACGGTGTCAGCCGCCATGATGGCCTTCGGTCACGGTATGCAGGACGCCGCCAAGACGATGGGCATCGTGGTCCTCGCACTCGTCGTCGCGGGCTACCAGGACGATTATTCGATCCCGCTGTGGTGCTTCCTGCTGACGGCCGTGGTCCTGGCCATCGGCACCGCCACGGGCGGTATGCGGATCATGCGCACCCTCGGGCGCAAGATCATCGAACTGGACCCGCCGCAGGGCTTCGCCGCCGAAGCGACGGCCGCTTCGGTGCTCTACGTCGCCTCGGCCGGCCTGGGCGCACCCATCTCGACCACCCACGTGATCTCCTCGGCGATCATGGGCGTCGGATCGACCAAGCGCACGAGCGCCGTGCGGTGGGGTACCGCAGGGAACATGGCCGCCGCCTGGGTGACCACCTTCCCGGCCGCCGCTGTGTTCGCGGCCGTGACGTTCCTGGCGGCGAAGGCGGCCTTCTAG
- a CDS encoding DUF47 domain-containing protein: MFSRFKPKNDLFYGLFTSSAQCLADGTKTLTGLLEPEPDFEGIARRMVDLEHDCDRITHEMFRTVNSSFITPFDRSDIYVLGSSLDDVMDHIEAATHLMALYGVTELPQHLREMIEILDTSASVTADAMPRLAGMKDLERYWIEINALENRADHTYRTFLAYLFDGHLDALTVMKLKDVADELEDAADSFEKVANIVETIVLKES, from the coding sequence GTGTTCTCCCGGTTCAAACCCAAGAACGATCTCTTCTACGGATTGTTCACGTCCTCGGCCCAGTGCCTGGCGGATGGGACCAAGACCCTCACCGGCCTGCTGGAGCCCGAACCGGACTTCGAGGGAATCGCGCGCCGGATGGTCGACCTCGAACACGACTGCGACCGCATCACGCACGAGATGTTCCGCACGGTCAACTCGAGCTTCATCACGCCGTTCGACCGATCCGACATCTACGTCCTCGGTTCGAGCCTCGACGACGTCATGGACCACATCGAGGCGGCGACCCACCTCATGGCCCTCTACGGCGTCACCGAGCTCCCGCAGCACCTGCGGGAGATGATCGAGATCCTCGACACCTCCGCGAGCGTCACCGCCGACGCGATGCCGCGACTGGCCGGGATGAAAGACCTGGAGCGGTACTGGATCGAGATCAACGCGCTCGAGAACCGGGCCGATCACACGTACCGGACGTTCCTCGCGTACCTGTTCGACGGGCACCTCGACGCGCTGACGGTGATGAAGCTCAAGGACGTCGCCGACGAACTCGAGGATGCGGCGGATTCCTTCGAGAAGGTCGCCAACATCGTCGAGACCATCGTCCTCAAGGAGTCGTGA
- a CDS encoding cation acetate symporter, with protein sequence MTGTDVLTAVGLFAAAIATIAVGAWGGRFSRTTSDFLVASRTVGSRWNAAAVSGEYLSAASFLGVAGLVAKYGADALWYPVGFTAGYLGLLLFVAAPLRRSGAYTVPDFAEFRLASATVRKTAMVVVVVVCVLYLIPQFQGAGLTLNILLGAPVWTGAVGVGLIVIVNVVGGGMRSITFVQAFQYWLKLTAIAIPALVLIGVFANDPTHVGEPAPPRVTTATTVDVTTDVSVTVAETKGVRVTGTLDGAAVVDAPIPAPGGHVISADSVIYLDAGAATPVVAGAPVHGSDWVTPGGGFGGRHPLFQVLSLILATFLGVMGLPHVLVRFYTNPDGRSARRTALAAIALLSLFYLFPVLLGVFARLYVPELLITGTSDAAVLLLPSAAIGGLAGQILAALVAAGAIAAFLATSSGLLVSVAGALATDVFRGRVRDFRMAAVIGGAIPIALSLAAGSLELSRTVGLVFAVAASTLCPLLVLGIWWRGLTATGAIAGLIVGGVSSGSAASLAIAGVIDDDVLGGWPAALVGYPGAVTVPVAFGTMVLVSLATRRRLPGDLARTFARMHVPERVGMGVDRLPDA encoded by the coding sequence ATGACCGGGACCGACGTACTGACCGCCGTGGGACTGTTCGCCGCGGCGATCGCCACGATCGCCGTCGGCGCCTGGGGCGGACGGTTCTCGCGCACCACGTCGGATTTCCTGGTGGCCTCGCGCACCGTCGGCTCACGGTGGAATGCCGCCGCGGTGTCCGGCGAATACCTCTCGGCGGCATCGTTTCTCGGCGTGGCCGGGCTCGTCGCGAAGTACGGCGCCGACGCCCTCTGGTACCCGGTGGGTTTCACCGCAGGCTATCTCGGCCTCCTGTTGTTCGTCGCGGCGCCGCTGCGTCGTTCCGGCGCCTACACCGTGCCCGACTTCGCCGAGTTCCGGCTCGCCTCCGCCACCGTGCGCAAGACCGCGATGGTGGTCGTGGTCGTGGTCTGCGTGCTGTACCTCATCCCCCAGTTCCAGGGCGCGGGACTCACTCTCAACATCCTGTTGGGCGCCCCGGTGTGGACCGGCGCGGTCGGCGTCGGGCTCATCGTGATCGTCAACGTCGTCGGTGGCGGGATGCGGTCGATCACCTTCGTGCAGGCATTCCAGTACTGGCTCAAGCTGACCGCCATCGCGATTCCCGCCCTGGTGCTGATCGGGGTGTTCGCCAACGATCCGACGCACGTGGGCGAACCGGCGCCGCCGCGGGTCACGACGGCCACCACCGTCGACGTCACCACCGACGTGTCGGTCACCGTCGCCGAGACCAAAGGCGTGCGCGTCACCGGCACGCTCGACGGAGCCGCTGTCGTCGACGCCCCGATCCCGGCCCCCGGCGGTCACGTCATCTCCGCCGACTCCGTCATCTACCTCGACGCCGGTGCCGCCACGCCGGTGGTCGCGGGAGCCCCGGTGCACGGGTCCGACTGGGTCACGCCCGGCGGCGGCTTCGGCGGTCGCCATCCGCTGTTCCAGGTGCTCTCACTGATCCTGGCCACCTTTCTCGGCGTGATGGGGCTGCCGCACGTCCTGGTGCGCTTCTACACGAACCCCGATGGCCGATCGGCACGTCGGACGGCGCTCGCGGCGATCGCCCTGCTGTCACTGTTCTATCTGTTCCCCGTCCTGCTCGGCGTGTTCGCGCGGCTCTACGTGCCCGAACTGCTCATCACCGGGACCTCCGACGCCGCGGTCCTTCTTCTTCCGAGCGCGGCCATCGGCGGCCTGGCCGGTCAGATCCTCGCGGCCCTGGTGGCAGCCGGTGCCATCGCGGCATTCCTCGCCACGTCGTCGGGTCTGCTCGTATCGGTGGCCGGGGCCCTGGCGACGGACGTCTTCCGCGGGCGTGTCCGCGACTTCCGCATGGCCGCGGTCATCGGCGGCGCCATCCCGATCGCACTGTCGCTGGCGGCGGGATCGCTGGAACTGTCCCGGACCGTCGGACTGGTGTTCGCGGTCGCCGCGTCGACGCTGTGCCCGCTGCTCGTGCTGGGGATCTGGTGGCGCGGCCTCACCGCGACCGGCGCGATCGCCGGTCTGATCGTCGGCGGGGTGTCGTCGGGTTCGGCGGCGTCGCTCGCCATCGCCGGCGTGATCGACGACGACGTCCTCGGCGGCTGGCCTGCCGCCCTCGTCGGCTATCCGGGCGCGGTCACCGTGCCGGTCGCCTTCGGCACGATGGTGCTGGTCAGCCTCGCAACCCGACGACGGTTGCCCGGCGACCTCGCCCGCACCTTCGCGCGAATGCACGTTCCCGAACGCGTCGGGATGGGCGTCGATCGTCTGCCCGACGCCTGA
- a CDS encoding DUF485 domain-containing protein, whose translation MSNIDQPAAAPPHAPTGEQFIEMQNSPQFQELKTRLRKFIFPMTAFFLIWYALYVLLGAFAHDFMSIQVWGNINLGLILGLLQFVTTFVITGLYVRFANRELDPRAEAIRNEMEGGPSL comes from the coding sequence GTGTCGAACATCGACCAACCAGCAGCGGCACCACCGCATGCGCCGACGGGCGAGCAATTCATCGAAATGCAGAACAGCCCGCAGTTCCAGGAACTGAAGACGCGGCTGCGCAAGTTCATCTTCCCGATGACCGCGTTCTTCCTGATCTGGTACGCGCTCTACGTGCTGCTCGGCGCGTTCGCGCATGACTTCATGTCGATCCAGGTCTGGGGCAACATCAACCTCGGCCTGATCCTCGGCCTGCTGCAGTTCGTGACCACGTTCGTCATCACCGGTCTCTACGTGCGCTTCGCGAACCGCGAACTCGACCCGCGCGCCGAGGCCATCCGCAACGAGATGGAAGGCGGTCCGTCGCTGTGA
- a CDS encoding solute symporter family protein: protein MNTSVHTTTLAATVGSPAANIAIFAAFVAVTMYIVIRASKNNNSAADFFTGGRGFSGPQNGIAIAGDYLSAASFLGIAGAIAVYGYDGFLYSIGFLVAWLVALLLVAELLRNTGKFTMADVLSFRLKQRPVRLAAAISTLAVSLFYLLAQMAGAGGLVALLLDIEGRVGQSIVIAVVGALMIVYVLIGGMKGTTWVQIIKAVLLISGAAVMTFIVLAKFGMNLSSILGAAQDAISSSSSEKVASRDVLAPGAQYGGSLESKINFLSLAIALVLGTAGLPHVLMRFYTVPTAKEARKSVVWAIALIGAFYLFTLVLGYGAAALVGPDKILAAAGGQNAAAPLLAFEIGGVVLLGIISAVAFATILAVVAGLAITASASFAHDIYASVIKRNKVSEDDQVRVSRYTVVVLGVLGIVLGILANGQNIAFLVALAFAIAAAANLPTIVYSLYWKRFNTRGALWSMYGGLISTIVLIIFSPAVSGSSTAMIPGADFAWFPLANPGIVSIPLAFVLGIVGTLTSPSDNGTPERNAEMEVRSLTGIGAEKAVQH, encoded by the coding sequence GTGAACACCTCCGTCCACACCACCACGCTCGCCGCCACCGTCGGCAGCCCGGCCGCCAACATCGCGATCTTCGCCGCGTTCGTGGCGGTCACGATGTACATCGTCATCCGGGCGAGCAAGAACAACAACTCCGCCGCGGACTTCTTCACCGGCGGCCGCGGCTTCTCCGGGCCGCAGAACGGTATCGCCATCGCCGGCGACTACCTGTCGGCGGCCAGCTTCCTCGGTATCGCCGGTGCCATCGCGGTCTACGGCTACGACGGCTTCCTGTACTCGATCGGCTTCCTCGTCGCCTGGCTCGTGGCCCTGCTGCTCGTCGCCGAATTGCTGCGCAACACAGGCAAGTTCACGATGGCCGACGTTCTCAGCTTCCGCCTGAAGCAGCGACCGGTCCGTCTCGCCGCCGCCATCTCGACCCTCGCGGTCTCGCTGTTCTACCTGCTGGCCCAGATGGCCGGCGCCGGCGGCCTCGTGGCCCTGCTCCTCGACATCGAGGGCCGCGTGGGCCAGTCGATCGTGATCGCCGTGGTCGGCGCACTGATGATCGTCTACGTCCTCATCGGCGGCATGAAGGGCACCACCTGGGTGCAGATCATCAAGGCGGTGCTGCTCATCAGCGGCGCGGCGGTCATGACCTTCATCGTGCTCGCCAAGTTCGGCATGAACCTGTCGTCGATCCTCGGCGCCGCGCAGGACGCCATCAGCAGCTCGAGCAGCGAAAAGGTCGCCTCCCGTGACGTTCTCGCTCCCGGCGCACAGTACGGCGGTTCGCTGGAGTCCAAGATCAACTTCCTCTCGCTGGCCATCGCGCTGGTCCTCGGCACCGCGGGCCTGCCGCACGTGCTGATGCGCTTCTACACCGTGCCGACCGCGAAAGAGGCTCGTAAGTCGGTGGTCTGGGCGATCGCACTCATCGGCGCCTTCTACCTCTTCACCTTGGTTCTCGGTTACGGCGCAGCCGCTCTGGTCGGTCCGGACAAGATCCTCGCCGCCGCCGGCGGACAGAACGCGGCGGCACCGCTGCTGGCGTTCGAGATCGGCGGCGTGGTGCTCCTGGGCATCATCTCGGCGGTCGCCTTCGCCACGATCCTCGCCGTCGTCGCCGGCCTGGCGATCACCGCATCGGCGTCCTTCGCCCACGACATCTATGCGTCGGTCATCAAGCGCAACAAGGTGAGTGAGGACGATCAGGTCCGCGTCTCGCGCTACACCGTCGTCGTGCTCGGCGTGCTCGGCATCGTCCTCGGCATCCTCGCCAACGGTCAGAACATCGCCTTCCTGGTGGCACTGGCCTTCGCCATCGCCGCGGCGGCGAACCTGCCGACGATCGTGTACTCGCTCTACTGGAAGCGGTTCAACACCCGCGGTGCCCTGTGGAGCATGTACGGCGGCCTGATCTCCACGATCGTGCTGATCATCTTCTCGCCGGCCGTCTCCGGGTCGTCGACCGCGATGATCCCCGGCGCCGACTTCGCCTGGTTCCCGCTGGCCAACCCCGGCATCGTCTCCATCCCGCTGGCCTTCGTCCTCGGCATCGTCGGCACCCTGACGAGCCCGTCCGACAACGGAACACCGGAACGCAACGCGGAGATGGAGGTCCGCTCCCTCACCGGCATCGGCGCGGAGAAGGCAGTGCAGCACTAG
- a CDS encoding amidase, with product MKKVHAFNDDALGDRDAVGIAAAIAAREISAAEAVEAALARIDAVNPQLNAIAFDDRERARKRSVDNDFPLGSFAGVPSIIKNNTDFAGLPTCHGSAAVAPNPAAANEAFTNQFLATGVNFVGASNMPAFGLTATTEYVDREPTRNPWDTDFSAGGSSGGSAALVAAGALPIAHANDGGGSIRIPAAACGLVGLKPTRGRTAPAKQTEDAPIDLVCNGIVSRSVRDTARFLDDTQGFRPAPGLPPVGLVEGPGAKRLRIALITEPITGQLLDRDTQRCVTEVAELVESLGHRTEMVPLPVDRAYIRQFIDYWSLLAFALDRTGKRLHDKGFDRKKLDSFTRGLSRNALRHFYRMPSSIRGLRRSTAAFRSLHDQFDVILSPTLAHLPPEIGYLDPGIDFAEAMDRLTRYVAFTPANNTSGTPAISLPLGQSKSGLPVGIQFSADLGDERTLLELAFELEAARPFARIQDA from the coding sequence ATGAAGAAGGTTCACGCGTTCAACGACGACGCACTCGGTGACCGCGACGCCGTCGGCATCGCTGCCGCCATCGCCGCCCGGGAGATCTCGGCGGCCGAGGCGGTCGAAGCGGCCCTCGCACGCATCGACGCCGTCAATCCGCAGCTGAACGCGATCGCCTTCGACGATCGCGAACGAGCACGGAAACGCTCCGTGGACAACGACTTCCCGCTGGGATCGTTCGCCGGGGTGCCGTCGATCATCAAGAACAACACCGACTTCGCGGGTCTGCCCACCTGTCACGGTTCGGCTGCGGTGGCCCCGAACCCGGCTGCGGCGAACGAGGCGTTCACCAACCAGTTCCTGGCGACGGGGGTCAACTTCGTCGGGGCGTCGAACATGCCGGCCTTCGGGCTGACCGCGACGACCGAGTACGTCGATCGCGAGCCGACACGCAACCCGTGGGACACCGACTTCTCCGCCGGCGGCTCCTCCGGCGGGTCGGCGGCGCTCGTGGCGGCGGGCGCGCTACCGATCGCGCATGCCAACGACGGTGGCGGATCCATCCGGATCCCCGCTGCGGCATGCGGTCTGGTGGGGCTCAAGCCGACCCGCGGTCGTACCGCGCCGGCGAAGCAGACCGAGGATGCCCCGATCGACCTGGTGTGCAACGGGATCGTGAGCCGCTCGGTGCGTGACACCGCACGATTCCTCGACGACACCCAGGGGTTCCGCCCCGCGCCCGGCCTGCCGCCGGTCGGCCTCGTCGAGGGGCCCGGCGCCAAGCGTCTGCGGATCGCGCTGATCACCGAACCGATCACCGGGCAACTGCTCGACCGCGACACCCAGCGGTGTGTCACCGAGGTCGCCGAACTCGTCGAATCCCTCGGCCACCGAACGGAAATGGTGCCGCTGCCGGTCGATCGTGCGTACATCCGGCAGTTCATCGACTACTGGTCGTTGCTGGCCTTTGCTCTGGATCGAACTGGTAAGCGCCTGCACGACAAGGGTTTCGATCGAAAGAAGCTGGACTCGTTCACCCGCGGCCTGTCGCGGAACGCCCTGCGCCACTTCTACCGCATGCCGTCGTCGATCCGCGGACTCCGGCGTTCCACCGCCGCGTTCCGCTCACTCCACGACCAGTTCGACGTGATCCTGTCGCCGACACTCGCGCACCTGCCCCCGGAGATCGGATACCTCGATCCGGGCATCGATTTCGCCGAGGCGATGGATCGGCTGACCCGGTACGTCGCGTTCACGCCCGCCAACAACACGTCCGGCACACCGGCCATCAGTCTGCCGCTGGGACAGTCGAAGTCGGGGCTGCCCGTCGGCATCCAGTTTTCCGCGGATCTGGGTGACGAGCGGACGCTGCTGGAGTTGGCGTTCGAGCTCGAGGCGGCCCGGCCGTTCGCGCGGATCCAGGACGCCTGA
- a CDS encoding TetR/AcrR family transcriptional regulator — MAMGSATSRTDSAEAAPRAKRPGGRSARVQSAVYAAVGQLVGAGRRETMTIPEVADLAGVNPTSIYRRWGSIDVLLGEVAVAALTQGEPLPDTGVLRDDVAEWARVIAADIGRPKRRAYLRAMVAARDGVVEVCPCWEIRREQAEEMIARARERGESAPSVRQLLDHVIAPLYHHAVFGLAVDDEYVAELIDDVVSMFSPRGPA, encoded by the coding sequence ATGGCTATGGGAAGCGCAACGTCGCGGACGGATTCCGCGGAGGCGGCTCCCCGCGCGAAGCGGCCCGGTGGTCGGAGCGCGCGGGTGCAGTCGGCGGTGTACGCCGCGGTCGGCCAGCTGGTGGGTGCGGGTCGGCGCGAGACGATGACGATCCCGGAGGTCGCCGACCTCGCCGGTGTGAACCCGACCAGCATCTATCGCAGGTGGGGATCGATCGACGTCCTCCTGGGCGAGGTGGCGGTGGCCGCGCTGACCCAGGGCGAGCCGCTGCCCGACACCGGGGTGCTGCGCGACGACGTCGCGGAGTGGGCACGGGTGATCGCCGCCGACATCGGCAGGCCGAAGCGTCGCGCCTACCTGCGTGCGATGGTCGCGGCACGTGACGGCGTCGTCGAGGTGTGTCCGTGCTGGGAGATCCGCCGCGAGCAGGCGGAGGAGATGATCGCGCGGGCCCGCGAGCGCGGGGAGTCGGCGCCGTCGGTACGGCAGCTCCTCGATCATGTGATCGCACCGCTGTACCACCACGCGGTGTTCGGGCTCGCCGTCGACGACGAGTATGTCGCCGAGTTGATCGACGATGTCGTCTCGATGTTCTCGCCCCGGGGACCTGCCTGA
- a CDS encoding MFS transporter has translation MAPLHPHRAFWLIAATYVMVLFASAAPSPLYPIYQELWGFSALTLTLVFAVYVVTMLVSLLTVGSLSDHIGRRPVLAVALVLLIASMVLFVVAQDVGTLLAARALQGLATGAAMGTLTATTVDLQPTARLGSTIIGAAPAFGLATGVGVAGLLVEYAPAPRILVYEIILGLFAVLLAALLAVPETRERVGFTSRRHLAITLAPQVRVPRGVRPVFFAAVPTLIATWSLGGLYLSLGSSVVARVFGVTNHGEAGLILFTFFACATITSLFITGRPATVKQAFGYPTLAAGVLISLSGVLTEALPLYILGSIVAGSGWAATFLSAMDNITAATPPAQRGQVFSSVFVASYLAFSVPAVIAGVVVSHIGLRATVIGYVGYVLAVAVFGAVLAVAMRRAAVRAETTTAAVDEIATPQPVPAGES, from the coding sequence ATGGCACCGCTACATCCCCACCGCGCGTTCTGGCTGATCGCGGCCACCTACGTGATGGTCCTCTTCGCCTCCGCCGCGCCATCGCCGCTGTACCCGATCTACCAGGAACTCTGGGGGTTCTCGGCACTGACGTTGACCCTGGTCTTCGCGGTCTACGTGGTAACGATGCTGGTGAGTCTCCTGACGGTCGGGTCACTGTCCGACCACATCGGCCGACGCCCGGTGCTCGCGGTCGCGCTCGTGTTGCTGATCGCCAGCATGGTGCTGTTCGTCGTGGCCCAGGACGTGGGTACGCTCCTCGCCGCCCGCGCACTGCAGGGCCTGGCCACCGGCGCCGCGATGGGCACCTTGACCGCGACCACCGTCGATCTCCAGCCCACCGCGCGACTCGGTTCGACGATCATCGGCGCCGCACCGGCATTCGGGCTCGCCACCGGTGTCGGTGTCGCGGGCCTGCTCGTCGAATACGCGCCCGCGCCCCGAATCCTGGTCTACGAGATCATCCTCGGTCTCTTCGCCGTTCTCCTCGCCGCGCTGCTCGCAGTTCCCGAGACCCGCGAGCGCGTGGGTTTCACCTCACGCCGCCACCTCGCGATCACCCTTGCCCCGCAGGTCCGCGTGCCGCGCGGCGTCCGCCCCGTGTTCTTCGCCGCGGTGCCCACTCTCATCGCCACCTGGTCCCTCGGCGGTCTGTATCTGTCGCTCGGATCATCCGTCGTCGCACGGGTCTTCGGTGTCACCAACCACGGCGAGGCCGGGCTCATCCTGTTCACGTTCTTCGCGTGCGCGACGATCACGTCGCTGTTCATCACGGGACGACCCGCGACCGTCAAGCAGGCCTTCGGCTACCCGACCCTCGCTGCGGGCGTGCTGATCTCGTTGTCCGGTGTGCTGACCGAGGCCCTGCCGCTCTACATCCTCGGTTCGATCGTGGCCGGTTCCGGATGGGCGGCGACCTTCCTCAGCGCGATGGACAACATCACCGCCGCGACGCCACCCGCCCAGCGCGGACAGGTCTTCTCGTCGGTGTTCGTCGCGAGTTACCTGGCGTTCAGCGTGCCGGCGGTGATCGCGGGAGTCGTCGTGTCCCACATCGGTCTTCGCGCGACCGTCATCGGCTATGTCGGCTACGTCCTCGCCGTCGCCGTGTTCGGCGCCGTACTCGCGGTCGCCATGCGACGGGCGGCGGTCAGAGCCGAAACCACCACGGCCGCAGTCGACGAGATCGCAACACCGCAACCGGTTCCGGCCGGCGAATCCTGA
- a CDS encoding TetR/AcrR family transcriptional regulator — translation MPRREGGVNRQVRCLVAECFLGVNVVSSTEPTTRVQPVAARERLLLAAVEAFAAKGFNATTTRDIANGAQMSSAAVYVHFRSKEELLFELSDAGHRRIMGMIDEVDDPSSPPGERLETVIGAFTEHHAREHVRARVVNYELASLAPEHLETVMELRRAITRRVRAIVDAGIENGDFDVTDSQATTNAMLSMGIDVARWYRAENSLPPEAMGEFYAQLATRMVGSRGRD, via the coding sequence ATGCCGCGCCGCGAGGGCGGTGTCAATCGGCAGGTTAGGTGCCTGGTCGCCGAGTGTTTCTTGGGGGTGAACGTGGTCTCGTCAACCGAACCGACGACCCGGGTACAGCCGGTCGCGGCCCGGGAGCGGCTGCTGCTCGCCGCGGTCGAGGCGTTCGCCGCGAAGGGCTTCAACGCCACGACGACCCGCGACATCGCCAACGGGGCGCAGATGAGTTCGGCGGCGGTCTATGTGCACTTCCGGTCCAAGGAGGAGCTCCTCTTCGAGCTCTCCGATGCCGGGCATCGACGCATCATGGGCATGATCGACGAGGTCGATGATCCGTCGTCGCCGCCGGGCGAGCGGCTGGAGACCGTCATCGGCGCGTTCACCGAGCATCACGCGCGTGAGCACGTTCGCGCTCGTGTCGTGAACTACGAACTCGCGTCCCTCGCACCCGAACATCTCGAGACGGTGATGGAGCTGCGTCGGGCGATCACCCGGCGGGTGCGGGCGATCGTCGATGCGGGCATCGAGAACGGCGACTTCGACGTCACCGACTCGCAGGCGACCACCAACGCCATGCTGTCGATGGGTATCGACGTCGCGCGGTGGTATCGCGCCGAGAACTCGCTCCCGCCCGAGGCGATGGGGGAGTTCTACGCGCAGCTGGCCACCCGGATGGTCGGTTCGCGGGGCCGGGACTAG